Proteins encoded by one window of Leptospiraceae bacterium:
- a CDS encoding amino acid ABC transporter substrate-binding protein — translation MGNKFLSICFVLLFTLPFSFLIADENSQLYKILKKKEIIVSVGADYEPYYIKNPKPDYPGFEVELAKAFADYLGVTLKEIVPLLTFADHARAIKTGRVDISFGNSSSIKRGQQLGFSDSYYSTSPGALVSKSILPAESEGQVVTNKTYRNLYDLKALSGLVMGAKDSTSNLEFAKENFPRVTIKSYPTDEAALNALNENEINCYVADNLYLEGLIQRNPSLKIKMQPVVGSVVEKQLSINTRKNDLELLNEANFFIREMKRTGQINRLKEKYFNNNAWVR, via the coding sequence ATGGGTAATAAATTCCTTTCAATTTGTTTCGTTTTATTATTTACGCTGCCTTTTAGTTTTTTAATTGCGGATGAAAATTCACAGTTGTATAAAATTCTAAAAAAGAAAGAGATCATTGTTTCCGTGGGTGCAGATTATGAGCCATATTATATTAAGAACCCTAAACCAGATTATCCTGGCTTTGAGGTTGAATTAGCAAAAGCGTTTGCAGACTACTTAGGTGTTACATTAAAAGAAATAGTCCCACTTCTAACATTTGCAGATCATGCCCGTGCGATCAAAACTGGTCGAGTAGATATTTCTTTTGGTAATTCATCTAGTATAAAACGAGGTCAACAACTTGGCTTTAGTGATTCGTATTATTCCACCTCTCCCGGCGCTCTTGTAAGCAAATCAATATTACCCGCTGAGTCAGAAGGGCAAGTGGTTACAAATAAAACCTACAGGAACTTATACGATCTAAAAGCTCTTTCTGGTTTAGTCATGGGAGCAAAGGATAGCACTTCCAATTTAGAATTTGCAAAGGAAAACTTTCCAAGAGTTACCATTAAATCTTATCCAACAGATGAAGCAGCACTCAATGCACTCAATGAAAATGAAATCAATTGTTATGTGGCTGATAATCTTTACTTAGAAGGGTTAATACAAAGAAATCCCTCTTTAAAAATAAAAATGCAACCGGTCGTAGGCAGTGTGGTAGAAAAGCAGCTAAGCATAAATACACGCAAGAATGATCTAGAGCTACTGAATGAAGCCAATTTTTTTATTAGAGAAATGAAAAGAACAGGACAAATTAATCGGTTAAAGGAAAAGTATTTCAATAATAATGCATGGGTTCGTTAA
- a CDS encoding ABC transporter ATP-binding protein, with protein sequence MSIVKIENLKKSYYISDKGVPILWDLNLEIGEGEIVSVEGSSGVGKSTLLNILGAMDEFDSGLVEVCGVNLGTITNTEKEKFRANKISFIFQHHLLLPDFTALENVMIPLLISKMNIIKAKQEAISMLQKVGLGERLDSFPSQLSGGESARVGVARALVSKKQLVLADEPTGNLDRENSKNLMGLILELQRDLKFSMVLVTHDMELAAMANKRNKMLSGKLQPIQVTV encoded by the coding sequence ATGTCCATTGTGAAAATTGAAAATCTAAAAAAATCTTATTATATTTCTGATAAAGGTGTTCCCATACTTTGGGATCTGAACCTAGAAATTGGCGAAGGTGAAATAGTATCAGTCGAAGGATCCTCTGGTGTTGGAAAATCTACGCTTCTGAATATCCTAGGTGCGATGGATGAATTCGATAGTGGTTTAGTAGAAGTATGCGGCGTGAATCTCGGAACTATCACGAACACGGAAAAAGAAAAATTTAGAGCCAATAAGATTTCCTTTATCTTTCAGCACCATCTCCTGCTGCCTGATTTTACTGCCTTGGAAAATGTTATGATTCCTCTTTTAATTAGCAAAATGAATATCATCAAAGCAAAACAGGAAGCCATTTCGATGTTACAAAAAGTAGGATTGGGAGAAAGACTAGATAGTTTTCCTTCTCAATTATCCGGTGGGGAAAGTGCAAGAGTTGGAGTAGCAAGAGCGCTCGTTTCTAAGAAACAACTGGTGTTAGCCGATGAGCCAACAGGAAACTTAGACAGAGAAAACTCCAAGAATCTAATGGGGCTTATCCTCGAACTACAAAGAGATTTGAAATTCTCTATGGTATTAGTAACACATGATATGGAATTAGCCGCAATGGCAAACAAAAGAAATAAAATGCTTTCTGGAAAATTGCAACCGATTCAAGTTACTGTCTAA
- a CDS encoding TrkA family potassium uptake protein, producing MNRKKIAVIGLGDFGKELVKCLYEEKHEVIAIDKKMELIEEIKDVCTNAVCLDSTDESSMEAQGLEDFDYVILATADDFETLVITSDILRRIGVKEIIARYQTQLHVRILKMLGITHIFNPEERAAKNMAEMFGHANIKGSIILSEEYRIAELLVPEFFNGKTIMDVKLKEKYNLLLVTIKRYKNATKGKRREDEAILETLGIPSAETVFRSKDIMVVFGNHRDVEKFLNLI from the coding sequence ATGAATAGAAAAAAAATTGCAGTAATCGGTCTAGGTGACTTTGGAAAAGAATTGGTAAAATGCTTATACGAAGAAAAACATGAAGTCATCGCTATCGACAAAAAAATGGAACTCATCGAAGAGATTAAAGATGTCTGCACCAATGCAGTCTGTCTTGATTCTACAGATGAAAGCTCAATGGAAGCACAGGGATTAGAAGATTTCGACTACGTCATATTAGCCACTGCTGATGATTTCGAAACTCTTGTCATTACAAGTGATATATTAAGGCGAATCGGTGTAAAAGAAATTATCGCTCGTTATCAGACACAGCTTCATGTTCGAATTTTGAAGATGCTTGGAATCACGCATATATTTAATCCAGAAGAGCGGGCTGCAAAAAATATGGCTGAGATGTTTGGTCATGCAAATATAAAAGGAAGTATTATTCTTTCCGAAGAATATCGAATTGCCGAACTTCTCGTTCCAGAATTTTTCAATGGTAAGACAATTATGGATGTGAAGTTAAAGGAAAAATACAATTTGCTCCTTGTTACCATTAAGAGATATAAGAATGCTACAAAAGGCAAACGCAGAGAAGACGAAGCGATTTTAGAAACTTTAGGCATTCCTTCCGCTGAAACAGTCTTTCGCTCAAAGGATATTATGGTAGTATTCGGCAATCACAGAGATGTAGAGAAATTTTTGAATTTGATTTAG
- a CDS encoding ankyrin repeat domain-containing protein: MQFFFRFLFFISILNSLYAGPTEDLFEAVRKRSITDINRAIENGADINAGNEYNTTPLMLATHFGAIGIVKALLEKKADPNAINYRNETALRIACQKNLTEIINTLIEYGADVNEEDISGANLLMNYLDKQSGKANELPILTLLIERGANVNHQKEDGESVLMVRRKDKEIFEFLISKNADLNLRNKDGNTLLHIAIESKDVELAKFLLEKNANVNIQNFMGDTALMQAIYFDQMEIISLILEKNPDLNIKDSEGMTAIVHAIDKKQKEVVKTLIARKADLNVMDNKGYTPFMYAILSEEQELIDLLLNAGSDLFAKSQKGYSVFMLACYKGNLNLVNLLLEKGINIEEPSQTYETALYNAIRNSKNRQHDIAQILLERKTKTKRGKFRDYGVLSAAFYNDFKSVQYFIEQKFDLNIRDKEGNTPMMLASERGFADIVNLLLTNKAKAKRLNRKKESALTLAVKNNHWAVVQMLNPAYKPPPKPVTPVKPVAIKDDRVFKPESKALIDAIKEDNIDKLSSLINSGEISINEQYGDKGKSPLMHSAFFGSFKSAKFLLENKADLNLKDSSGSDAVLQPIHFARLEKDNFIYPSHFFITRLLLGAGADANTKDYAGDSFLYSSAYYNQFELVKIALEFKAKVNLPNEKGLTPLHASAWHKNPRIVKLLLSYNADVNAKDLENRTPLYMICLSKENESEIIKMLLEKNPDLHVKAKTGMSALDLAKANGYEKILNVFMKSVADEKALEETASLQYELLKKEFDGKILNWKNDKGNSLLELAVRFLRVSEVKDLLEKGADANIFNMEMETPLMAACDRGNYKIAKLLVDYKAEINFQTKTGSTPLMSAAFHGNAEIVQLLLDKGAIASAKNEAGDNALSIASRYGHPLIAQMLLDKRVHVNALNKYFGSSLMAAVKGDEFEIAEKLLKKKANPHFKFSDGNNALMMAIERGNKFIVKILLDRKARLAEENRKHKTALILAVENGHSEIVRMLLKNNANINEKLFDGSNLLHLAVTKGYRDTLKILLDFPKKSQVSYSVIEINEKDKNSLTPLMIATALGDKDTVKILLESGADRSIADIHGYTALSYARDLGYKEIIELLQ; this comes from the coding sequence ATGCAATTTTTTTTTAGATTTCTTTTTTTTATTTCCATTCTTAATTCATTGTATGCAGGACCGACGGAAGATCTTTTTGAAGCAGTCAGAAAGCGGAGCATAACTGATATTAACCGTGCGATTGAGAACGGCGCAGATATAAATGCAGGTAATGAGTATAATACTACACCTCTTATGCTTGCAACTCATTTCGGAGCAATTGGAATTGTAAAAGCTCTGCTAGAAAAAAAAGCAGACCCCAATGCAATTAATTATCGCAACGAAACTGCTCTACGCATTGCTTGCCAAAAAAATCTTACAGAAATTATCAATACACTCATTGAATATGGTGCTGATGTAAATGAAGAAGACATCAGTGGTGCCAACCTGCTTATGAATTATCTGGACAAACAATCCGGTAAAGCAAATGAGTTACCGATTCTAACACTCTTAATCGAAAGAGGGGCTAATGTCAATCACCAAAAAGAAGATGGGGAATCGGTTTTGATGGTGAGAAGAAAGGACAAAGAAATATTCGAATTTTTGATTTCAAAGAATGCAGACTTGAATCTGCGAAATAAAGATGGAAATACACTTCTGCATATTGCTATTGAAAGCAAGGATGTTGAACTTGCAAAATTTCTTTTGGAAAAAAATGCAAACGTAAATATTCAAAATTTTATGGGTGATACTGCTCTAATGCAAGCCATCTACTTTGATCAAATGGAAATAATTAGTCTTATCCTCGAAAAGAATCCTGATTTGAATATTAAAGATAGCGAGGGAATGACCGCAATCGTCCACGCAATTGATAAAAAGCAAAAAGAAGTAGTGAAAACTTTGATCGCAAGAAAGGCAGATTTAAATGTGATGGATAATAAGGGTTATACTCCGTTTATGTATGCAATACTTTCGGAAGAGCAGGAGTTAATAGACTTACTTTTAAATGCAGGCTCTGATCTATTTGCTAAGTCACAAAAAGGCTACAGTGTATTTATGCTCGCTTGCTATAAAGGAAATTTGAATCTTGTAAATTTGCTTTTAGAAAAAGGAATAAATATAGAAGAGCCAAGTCAAACTTATGAAACTGCCCTTTACAATGCAATTCGTAATTCTAAAAATCGACAACATGACATTGCACAAATTCTACTAGAAAGAAAAACAAAAACGAAACGTGGGAAGTTTAGAGACTACGGAGTATTAAGCGCAGCTTTCTACAATGACTTTAAATCCGTGCAATATTTCATTGAGCAAAAATTTGATTTGAATATTCGGGACAAAGAAGGAAATACCCCAATGATGCTCGCTTCCGAGCGCGGGTTTGCAGATATTGTCAATTTGCTCCTAACAAATAAAGCAAAAGCAAAGCGTCTGAATCGAAAAAAAGAATCGGCTCTTACACTCGCTGTCAAAAACAATCACTGGGCAGTTGTGCAAATGCTAAATCCAGCCTATAAACCTCCTCCAAAACCTGTCACTCCAGTAAAACCAGTCGCAATAAAAGACGACCGGGTTTTTAAACCGGAAAGCAAAGCTTTAATCGATGCAATTAAAGAGGATAATATTGATAAGCTTTCCAGTCTTATTAACTCTGGAGAAATTTCTATCAATGAGCAATATGGAGATAAAGGAAAAAGCCCTCTCATGCATTCAGCCTTCTTTGGAAGTTTTAAATCTGCAAAATTTCTTTTAGAGAACAAAGCCGATTTGAATCTAAAAGATTCGTCTGGATCGGATGCAGTATTACAACCTATTCATTTTGCGAGACTCGAAAAGGATAATTTCATTTATCCGTCACACTTTTTTATCACTCGACTTCTTTTAGGAGCAGGCGCCGATGCGAATACTAAAGATTATGCGGGAGATAGTTTTCTTTATAGCTCTGCCTATTACAATCAATTTGAACTAGTTAAGATTGCTCTTGAATTTAAAGCGAAAGTAAATCTACCAAATGAAAAAGGGCTTACTCCACTTCATGCTTCTGCCTGGCATAAGAATCCCCGCATTGTAAAACTACTTCTATCGTATAACGCAGATGTGAATGCAAAGGATTTAGAAAATAGAACTCCACTGTATATGATTTGTCTTTCGAAAGAGAACGAATCTGAAATTATAAAAATGCTATTAGAAAAAAATCCAGATCTTCATGTAAAGGCGAAGACAGGAATGAGTGCTTTAGATTTAGCAAAGGCTAATGGCTACGAAAAAATTCTGAATGTATTTATGAAATCAGTAGCAGATGAGAAAGCATTAGAAGAAACGGCTTCTTTACAGTATGAATTATTAAAAAAAGAATTCGATGGTAAAATACTAAATTGGAAAAATGATAAGGGCAATTCTTTACTTGAGCTTGCTGTTCGCTTTCTGCGCGTGTCAGAGGTAAAAGACTTACTCGAAAAAGGAGCAGACGCAAATATTTTTAATATGGAAATGGAAACTCCTTTAATGGCGGCATGTGATAGAGGCAACTATAAAATAGCCAAGCTTTTAGTGGATTACAAAGCAGAAATAAATTTTCAAACGAAAACTGGAAGCACTCCACTGATGAGTGCGGCATTTCATGGTAATGCGGAGATTGTTCAGCTTCTACTTGATAAAGGGGCAATTGCAAGTGCAAAGAATGAAGCTGGGGATAACGCGCTGTCTATCGCTTCTCGGTATGGTCATCCGCTCATTGCTCAAATGCTACTCGACAAACGAGTTCATGTAAATGCTTTGAATAAATACTTCGGCTCTTCTCTTATGGCAGCAGTAAAAGGCGATGAGTTCGAAATCGCAGAAAAGCTTTTAAAGAAAAAAGCAAATCCCCATTTTAAATTCTCGGATGGAAATAATGCACTCATGATGGCAATCGAGAGAGGCAATAAATTTATCGTCAAAATTTTGTTAGATAGAAAAGCTCGACTTGCAGAAGAAAATCGCAAGCACAAAACAGCTCTTATCCTTGCTGTTGAGAACGGTCATTCTGAAATTGTCAGGATGCTTTTAAAGAACAATGCCAATATAAACGAAAAATTATTTGACGGATCAAATCTACTCCATCTTGCTGTAACCAAAGGCTATAGAGATACTCTTAAAATATTACTTGATTTTCCTAAGAAAAGTCAAGTGAGTTATTCAGTCATTGAGATAAATGAAAAGGATAAAAATAGCTTGACTCCACTTATGATTGCGACGGCTTTAGGCGACAAAGACACTGTGAAGATTTTGTTAGAAAGTGGTGCTGATCGCAGTATTGCGGATATTCACGGTTACACTGCATTATCGTATGCGAGAGATTTAGGATACAAAGAAATTATCGAATTGTTACAGTAG
- a CDS encoding NAD(P)/FAD-dependent oxidoreductase encodes MTTHKTEQETNSVSQNKKVFDTIIIGTGFSGICMAIKLRQAGISSIKILEQRDAIGGTWRDNTYPGAECDVQSHLYSYSFEPNPNWKKMFGEQSEILAYMNFCVDKYDLRHIIEFNTSVKGIYFQEANGIWEVHTESGKTFLAHTVVSGNGGLSRPSLPDIKGLDSFKGKIFHSAKWDHSYDLNGKEVAVIGTGASGIQIVPAIAAIVKKLSLFQRTPPWIISKSDREISAQERLLYSILPVAQQLYREYIYWILEIRILGLVINPDLMKAFEQAAREYLKKSIKDPTLREKLTPNYLFGCKRVLLSNNYYPALERKNVELITSGIEEVREKSILTKDGKEIFVDTIIAATGFHGAKTGAPFEIIGLKNQSLNETWKLNGAKAYLGTTISGFPNLFLMTGPNSGLAHSSMIYMIESQAQYITQCIKSIKENNLKYMDVKQEVLDIYNSELQKRLKKSVWADSCNSWYVDKSGRNTSLWPGFTLEFKTKTFAFNPTEYNLVLQNNTKLEANAFDVIKNLASALF; translated from the coding sequence ATGACAACACATAAAACAGAGCAGGAGACAAACTCGGTCAGTCAGAATAAAAAAGTATTCGATACAATCATTATCGGAACTGGATTTTCTGGAATCTGCATGGCAATCAAGTTAAGGCAAGCAGGGATTAGTTCAATTAAAATTCTAGAACAAAGAGATGCAATAGGAGGGACATGGAGAGACAATACCTATCCGGGTGCCGAGTGTGATGTTCAGTCCCATTTATATTCCTATTCCTTTGAACCAAATCCCAACTGGAAGAAAATGTTCGGAGAACAGTCTGAAATTTTAGCTTATATGAATTTTTGTGTGGATAAATATGATTTGCGTCATATAATCGAGTTTAACACATCCGTGAAAGGAATCTATTTTCAAGAAGCAAACGGTATATGGGAAGTTCATACTGAGAGCGGAAAAACATTCTTAGCCCACACTGTAGTTTCAGGCAATGGAGGACTCAGTCGTCCTTCTCTACCGGACATAAAAGGACTCGATAGTTTTAAAGGAAAAATATTTCACTCAGCCAAATGGGATCATTCCTATGACTTAAATGGAAAAGAAGTCGCAGTGATTGGGACAGGAGCCAGTGGAATTCAAATCGTTCCGGCTATTGCAGCTATCGTAAAGAAATTAAGCCTATTTCAAAGAACACCACCCTGGATTATTTCAAAATCAGACAGAGAAATTTCTGCCCAAGAGAGGTTACTCTATAGTATCCTTCCTGTCGCCCAACAACTCTATCGAGAATATATTTACTGGATTTTAGAAATTCGAATTTTAGGACTCGTAATAAATCCCGATCTAATGAAAGCATTTGAGCAAGCAGCAAGAGAATACTTGAAAAAAAGTATCAAAGACCCAACGCTACGAGAAAAGCTAACGCCAAATTACCTCTTTGGATGTAAAAGAGTTTTACTGTCTAATAACTATTATCCAGCATTAGAGCGAAAAAATGTAGAGCTGATTACTTCTGGAATCGAAGAAGTGCGTGAAAAAAGTATTCTGACAAAAGATGGGAAAGAAATCTTTGTAGACACAATCATTGCTGCAACAGGATTTCATGGAGCCAAAACAGGCGCACCCTTTGAGATCATTGGATTAAAAAATCAAAGCTTAAATGAAACATGGAAACTAAACGGCGCTAAAGCCTACTTAGGCACAACCATTTCTGGTTTTCCAAATCTTTTTTTAATGACAGGTCCGAACAGTGGTCTAGCGCATAGCTCGATGATTTATATGATTGAATCGCAAGCACAGTATATAACACAGTGCATTAAGAGCATCAAAGAAAATAATTTGAAATACATGGATGTAAAACAAGAAGTCTTAGATATTTATAATTCTGAATTACAAAAAAGATTAAAAAAATCTGTTTGGGCAGATAGTTGCAATAGTTGGTATGTGGACAAGTCAGGACGAAACACTTCCCTCTGGCCTGGATTTACTTTAGAATTCAAAACAAAGACATTTGCCTTTAACCCCACAGAATATAATTTAGTGCTTCAGAATAACACAAAGCTAGAAGCAAATGCGTTTGATGTAATAAAGAACCTAGCATCCGCATTGTTCTAA
- a CDS encoding DUF1566 domain-containing protein: protein MKYIIVFLFIIFGYSSLAAKTPKKFTDSIVLKNGTVLNGIRVTNTVTVKTEDGGTIIYKKKDISEIRKDSSVKENESAKKQSKEGSETAKKERSSLNVLWSDYRGVMQWEDAMAVCSNLGMRLPTISELREAFINGTTEAWKKDGLFYWSSTPSESDHSFNIGISNGHLFVDDRSFVNDVRCVR, encoded by the coding sequence ATGAAATATATAATCGTATTTTTGTTCATAATATTCGGATATTCATCATTAGCCGCTAAAACTCCTAAGAAATTTACTGATTCGATTGTCTTAAAGAATGGAACAGTGTTAAACGGAATTAGAGTTACGAATACTGTTACTGTAAAAACAGAAGATGGAGGAACTATCATCTATAAGAAGAAGGATATTTCTGAAATACGAAAAGACAGTTCTGTAAAAGAGAATGAATCTGCCAAAAAACAAAGTAAAGAAGGCAGCGAAACCGCTAAGAAGGAAAGAAGTTCGCTGAATGTTTTATGGAGTGATTACCGAGGAGTTATGCAATGGGAAGATGCAATGGCAGTATGTTCCAATTTAGGAATGCGACTTCCGACGATCAGTGAACTTAGAGAAGCATTTATCAATGGAACGACGGAGGCTTGGAAGAAAGATGGGCTATTTTATTGGTCATCTACGCCAAGTGAATCCGACCATTCCTTTAACATCGGAATTAGTAACGGACATTTATTTGTGGATGATCGAAGTTTTGTAAATGATGTTCGATGCGTGCGTTAG
- a CDS encoding AraC family transcriptional regulator, which produces MNQILQDFSHFFIQFGTGLCFLLTLLEISKKEKSKSLGNLFFIGFFLGLIQLRLGFYATGLILKYPNLAFSFIPSILAIGPMILNLGIAVTDFTSDKKIYLRYHLIPADIALVFDLIFLLFPIELKQSLIQKALYETSITPYKLLYILAMIHILSYFGYMGYMFLRITTRFEINYTKFVWIILIIPIIGVILICIGFLLQIQPIFSLGVCILTITIILIYVFDTKYPKFFISLQNDIKQKKYETTLLTEVNVAVVCKRIDELMLEQKIYLDDELRLNTLAEELSITPHQLSRILNETYKKNFNEFINAYRIAEAEKILLADTKRSILSVAYEVGFNSKGTFNSHFLKVTGLRPSEYREKKERN; this is translated from the coding sequence ATGAATCAGATACTACAAGACTTCAGTCATTTTTTTATACAGTTTGGAACCGGACTTTGTTTCTTACTTACCTTGCTTGAGATTTCTAAAAAGGAAAAATCGAAGTCACTAGGCAACCTATTCTTTATTGGCTTTTTTTTGGGACTTATTCAGCTTCGCCTCGGATTCTATGCAACGGGGCTAATATTAAAATACCCCAACCTCGCGTTTAGTTTTATACCTAGCATTCTAGCCATCGGTCCGATGATATTAAACCTTGGAATTGCGGTGACTGATTTTACGAGTGATAAGAAAATTTATCTTCGCTATCATCTAATACCTGCGGACATTGCTCTTGTGTTTGATTTAATTTTTCTTCTTTTTCCAATAGAATTAAAACAATCCTTAATACAAAAAGCATTATATGAAACAAGCATCACTCCCTATAAACTACTCTATATTCTAGCAATGATCCATATTTTATCATACTTTGGTTATATGGGTTATATGTTTTTACGAATAACTACTAGATTTGAAATCAATTATACTAAGTTTGTCTGGATAATCTTGATTATCCCTATTATTGGTGTGATATTAATTTGCATTGGTTTTTTATTGCAGATTCAGCCGATCTTTTCTCTCGGAGTTTGCATTCTAACGATTACTATAATTTTAATCTATGTATTTGATACAAAGTATCCGAAGTTTTTTATTTCTCTGCAAAATGACATTAAACAAAAAAAATATGAGACTACCCTATTAACAGAAGTCAATGTCGCTGTCGTATGCAAGCGAATAGATGAGCTTATGTTAGAACAAAAAATTTATCTCGATGATGAACTAAGACTCAATACTCTCGCAGAAGAGTTGAGCATAACACCTCATCAACTCTCTCGCATTTTAAACGAAACATACAAAAAAAATTTTAACGAATTCATTAACGCCTATCGCATCGCCGAAGCCGAAAAAATCTTACTTGCGGATACTAAACGTTCTATTCTCTCTGTTGCCTATGAAGTTGGATTTAACTCAAAGGGAACTTTTAACTCTCATTTCTTAAAAGTCACGGGGCTCAGACCAAGCGAATACAGAGAGAAAAAAGAAAGAAACTAA
- a CDS encoding metal-dependent hydrolase gives MGSTGSIKVRHVDFGLGKEIPNNWFKGNFLITHFVNSFHLIFPDGEKYFIRSVKAQEEFIHDLELKKRVKAFVAQEVIHGNEHKVFWETLKRQGYDIDSFLNFYNTTAHDYLEPSLEKLFGVKHALAVTVALEHFTASLAEYAFNELNELEGVSEDMRQMLLWHASEEIEHKAVAFDVLKMVDDSYWLRMRGLIHATITLSLYSIIGFILFMLQEIKKGTVISPYEFWEFFTHFISLARTMAKEIVHYMNPSFHPDQVANEHLAKYFFDKYQVEKVKLKVAV, from the coding sequence ATGGGTAGCACAGGATCAATTAAAGTAAGACATGTAGATTTTGGATTGGGAAAAGAAATTCCGAATAATTGGTTTAAGGGAAATTTTTTGATAACGCATTTTGTAAATAGTTTTCATTTAATTTTTCCCGATGGAGAAAAATATTTTATTCGATCCGTGAAAGCACAAGAGGAGTTCATTCACGATCTAGAATTAAAAAAAAGAGTAAAGGCATTTGTTGCACAAGAAGTCATTCATGGAAATGAGCACAAAGTTTTTTGGGAAACTCTAAAAAGACAGGGTTATGACATAGACAGTTTCTTAAATTTTTATAATACTACCGCCCATGATTATCTCGAGCCAAGTCTGGAAAAACTATTCGGAGTAAAACACGCATTAGCCGTAACAGTAGCCCTAGAGCATTTCACTGCTAGTCTGGCTGAGTATGCTTTCAATGAGTTGAACGAGTTAGAAGGCGTTTCGGAAGATATGCGTCAAATGCTTTTATGGCATGCCTCTGAAGAAATCGAGCATAAAGCGGTCGCCTTTGATGTTTTAAAAATGGTAGATGATAGTTATTGGCTGCGAATGAGAGGCTTGATTCATGCAACCATCACTCTCAGTCTTTACTCGATTATTGGTTTTATTTTATTCATGCTTCAGGAAATTAAGAAGGGAACGGTGATTAGCCCCTATGAGTTCTGGGAATTCTTCACTCATTTTATTTCTCTTGCTCGGACAATGGCAAAAGAAATCGTTCACTATATGAATCCTAGCTTTCATCCCGACCAAGTGGCAAACGAGCATTTGGCAAAGTATTTTTTTGATAAATACCAGGTAGAGAAAGTGAAGTTAAAAGTGGCAGTTTAA